The following DNA comes from Hordeum vulgare subsp. vulgare chromosome 3H, MorexV3_pseudomolecules_assembly, whole genome shotgun sequence.
gtcttctcCGCGCCGCTCCTCGACGCCGCAGCCGCCGACACCTCCTACCAGGCCGACTGCCCCTACCCGTGCCTGCTGCCGCCGCCCACGCCGCCGGCCTCCACCGCCGACTGCCCGCCGCCGCCCTCCGCGCCGTCCGGCTCCGGCTACGGGTACCCGCCCCCGTCCTCCTCCGGGAacgcgccgccgtcgccctcgtacTGGAGCAACCCTCCGCCCTCTGGCGGCTACATTCCCGGCTACTACCAGCCTCCCTCCGGCGGGGgtggcggaggaggcggaggcggtggaggaggtggcgggAACTACGGGCCGGCGCCGCCCCCGCCCAACCCGATCCTGCCGTGGTACCCATGGTACTACCGGTCCCCGCCGTCCTCGTCGGCGGTGGCAACAACGGGGAGCGCGTGGGCGGCCGTGCTCTGCTTGGTGGCCGCCGCAACTGCCGCTGCTGCTCTCGTCGGTTACTAGTACGGTCATCATCGATCAGTTACTAGCTATACTTTCAGTTCGTAGTCCATCAATTCTTCATATATACTTGATGTATAAGATAATGGGGTGCCATTATTATTAGCCATGCATAATATCTACTAGTATCCATCGATGGTAGTACTCCCTACATATTGATTCATTGCTCAGTTGGCTTTTGGGTGGTGAGTGGAGCGAGCAACTATATATTGCTGGTGCTGGctagttttcttgggagcataatatatgtggctagctggtgatctcaagaatcttgtgCCTTTCTCTGAGTGCCTCTTCCTTTTTCTTCGTGTTATTAATGTACTCGTCTAGTAGTGGcatatatactactccctccgttcagaaATACTTGTCGCGTAAATGTATAAAATTATATGTATCTTAcgtactaaaatacatctagatatacattcatttctactccctccgttttaaatatttatctttttaaagattcaactacggactacatacgaagcaaaataaatgaatctacactttaaattatgtctatatacatccatacttagtttgtagtgaaatttcttaaaaagacaaatatttatgaACGGATGGAGTATAATAAGTATTTTCGGATGAAGGGAGTACTAATTTCCCGTGTTGTGAGTAGTAATTGTTTTGAGAATGCATGTGCAGTAATTGTCTCCCCGCCAAAGAAGAATGTATGTACTTAGGCTAGCTTGACAATCGACTTGTGAAAATGTTTTCCAGGAG
Coding sequences within:
- the LOC123439122 gene encoding protein tfg-1-like isoform X2; the protein is MASYRLLVILVFSAPLLDAAAADTSYQADCPYPCLLPPPTPPASTADCPPPPSAPSGSGYGYPPPSSSGNAPPSPSYWSNPPPSGGYIPGYYQPPSGGGGGGGGGGGGGGGNYGPAPPPPNPILPWYPWYYRSPPSSSAVATTGSAWAAVLCLVAAATAAAALVGY
- the LOC123439122 gene encoding protein tfg-1-like isoform X1, which gives rise to MASYRLLVILVFSAPLLDAAAADTSYQADCPYPCLLPPPTPPASTADCPPPPSAPSGSGYGYPPPSSSGNAPPSPSYWSNPPPSGGYIPGYYQPPSGGGGGGGGGGGGGGGNYGPAPPPPNPILPWYPWYYRSPPSSSAVATTGSAWAAVLCLVAAATAAAALVGY